From a region of the Drosophila ananassae strain 14024-0371.13 chromosome XL, ASM1763931v2, whole genome shotgun sequence genome:
- the LOC6503061 gene encoding tyrosine-protein phosphatase 10D isoform X2: MDCARQQKQQRNKRQLQLQQKQKQKQIQKQTHGRKRRRQRLREWEWPWQQQLQQYALLVVAVLTTIFSPQPSNAADLVINFPNVSSNDNAFYRIDYSPPFGFPEPNTTIPASEIGKHVKFSRALPGTEYNFWLYYTNSTHHDLLSHTVNITTAPDPPANLSVQLRSSKSAFITWRPPGKGRYSGFRIRVLGLTDKPFEKNYSMESNETLQLSAKELTPGGSYQVQAYSVYQGKESVAYTSRNFTTKPNTPGKFIVWFRNETTLLVLWQAPYPAGIYTHYKVSITPDDAIQSVLYVEREGEPPGPAQAAFKGLVPGREYNISVQTVSEDETSSVPTTAQYLTVPERVLNVTFDANRTTSSSFRVRWDPPRTFSEYDGYQVSLVTSRRIYNVPRSETPDSVYFDYPDVLEPGATYEVVVKTIADNVNSWPASGHVTLRPRPVQGLSGYLDDQRNALHISWGRPNKGFQDNFRITYHEVGNSSSAYPPIETNKTECVLEPLLPGRQYSISAVSLSRGMTSNVSQIIRYTRPAAPVIQELRSIDQGLVVSWTSDANSHQDRYEVHYQRNGTKEERTIATNETSLTINYLHPGASYEIKVHAISHGTRSELHSYFQAVFPRPPRNLTLQTVHTNLVVLHWLPPEGSDFSEYVVRYRTDASPWQRISGLHDSEARIEDMHYGERYLIQVNTVSFGVESPQPLELNVTMPPQPVSNVVPLVDSHNLTLEWPQPDGHVDFYTLKWWPTDEPNNWEVKNVSHLEQKDSTTSPNIRVPIEDLSPGRQYRFEVQASSNNIRSGITHLSTRTMPLIQSDVFIANAGQEQGQDETVTLSYTPTPADSTRFDIYRFSMGDPKIKDKEKLANDTERKLSFTGLTPGQLYNVTVWTVSGGVASLPVQRLYRLHPRPISDLKATQVAAREITLQWTAPAGEYTDFELQYLSADELAPQLLQNVTRKSEIMLQGLRPYHNYTFTVVVRAGSTSTPDGGDADPAGSTLMRSSAPISASWQTLAAPPGKVEFFQPSDVQPGEVTFEWLLEPGEQHGPIDYFRIICQNVDDADDQTSHEFPANATSGRITDLVPGNRYLFRIQAKSALGFGAEKEFVQRMPILAPPIPEPSITPVEVGRTSTTIEISFRQNYFSNAHGMVRFYTIIVAEDVGKNASGLEMPSWQDVQSYTVWLPYQAVEPYNPFLSGNRSEPARTISPEAERFTIGAAKCKKTEGGYCNGPLRAGTTYRIKVRAFTDEDKFTDTAYSEPIATERSDTLIVALTTVAVLLVAAVLVAVYCQHRCQLIRRASKLARMQDELAALPEGYVTPNRPVHVKDFSEHYRIMSADSDFRFSEEFEELKHVGRDQACSFANLPCNRPKNRFTNILPYDHSRFKLQPVDDDDGSDYINANYMPGHNSPREFIVTQGPLHSTREEFWRMCWESNSRAIVMLTRCFEKGREKCDQYWPVDRVAMFYGDIKVQLIIDTHFHDWSISEFMVSRNCESRIMRHFHFTTWPDFGVPEPSQSLVRFVRAFRDVIGTDMRPIIVHCSAGVGRSGTFIALDRILQHIHKSDYVDIFGIVFAMRKERVFMVQTEQQYVCIHQCLLAVLEGKEHLLADSLELHANDGYEERPQQPQMKMGTLPIRASLAKAEELDQDLLDHVSAKGSQEELPKEQLKLNKNQENHEAVEDDEEEEEDEDEDDDLQPLNNETTATLSSGSGSGSITSQEHVEQLQSSKEHSPELKDKKGGAQSHIDIESDEDDFDDVNHEAKDGAVAAEEEQEDGWWY; the protein is encoded by the exons CCCAGTAATGCCGCCGATCTGGTCATCAACTTCCCGAATGTGAGCAGCAATGACAACGCCTTCTACAGGATCGACTACAGTCCTCCCTTTGGCTTCCCGGAGCCGAACACCACCATCCCGGCCAGCGAGATCGGCAAGCATGTGAAGTTCTCTAGGGCCCTGCCCGGCACGGAGTACAACTTCTGGCTCTACTACACCAACTCCACACACCACGACCTGCTCAGCCACACGGTGAACATAACAACAG CTCCCGATCCTCCGGCCAATCTGAGCGTCCAGCTCCGGTCCAGCAAGAGCGCCTTCATCACTTGGCGACCGCCGGGCAAGGGCCGGTACTCTGGCTTCCGGATCAGAGTCCTCGGGCTGACGGACAAGCCCTTCGAGAAGAACTACTCCATGGAGAGCAACGAGACGCTGCAGCTGTCGGCCAAGGAACTGACGCCCGGTGGCAGCTACCAGGTGCAGGCCTACTCCGTCTACCAGGGCAAGGAATCGGTGGCCTACACGAGTCGCAACTTCACCACAA aaCCCAACACGCCTGGAAAGTTCATCGTGTGGTTCCGGAACGAGACGACGCTACTGGTGCTGTGGCAGGCCCCCTATCCGGCTGGGATCTACACCCACTACAAGGTATCGATAACCCCCGACGACGCCATCCAGAGTGTGCTGTACGTGGAGCGGGAGGGCGAGCCCCCGGGTCCGGCGCAGGCGGCCTTCAAGGGTCTAGTGCCCGGGCGGGAGTACAACATCTCCGTTCAGACGGTCTCCGAGGATGAGACCTCTTCGGTGCCCACCACGGCCCAGTATCTGACCGTCCCGGAACGCGTCCTCAACGTCACCTTCGATGCGAATCGCACGACGAGCAGCTCGTTCCGAGTCCGGTGGGATCCGCCGCGCACCTTCAGCGAGTACGACGGCTATCAGGTGTCCCTCGTCACCTCGCGACGGATCTACAATGTGCCGCGCTCGGAGACCCCCGACTCGGTGTACTTCGACTATCCGGacgtcctggaaccgggcgcCACCTACGAGGTGGTGGTGAAGACGATAGCTGACAATGTCAACTCCTGGCCAGCCTCCGGACACGTAACCCTTAGGCCTCGTCCTGTCCAGGGCCTGAGCGGCTACCTGGACGATCAGAGGAATGCGCTGCACATCTCCTGGGGGAGGCCCAACAAGGGATTTCAGGACAACTTCCGCATCAC CTACCATGAGGTTGGCAACTCCTCCTCGGCGTATCCCCCCATAGAGACCAACAAAACGGAGTGCGTTCTGGAGCCCCTGCTCCCCGGTCGCCAATACTCCATCTCTGCGGTATCTCTCTCCCGCGGCATGACCTCCAATGTCAGCCAGATCATCCGCTACACCCGCCCGGCGGCTCCCGTCATCCAGGAACTGCGCAGCATCGATCAGGGCCTGGTGGTCAGTTGGACCAGCGATGCGAACTCCCATCAGGACCGGTACGAGGTGCACTACCAGCGGAATGGAACGAAGGAGGAGCGAACCATCGCCACCAATGAGACGAGTCTGACCATCAACTACCTGCATCCGGGCGCCAGTTACGAGATCAAGGTTCATGCGATAAGTCATGGAACCCGGAGCGAGCTGCACTCCTACTTCCAGGCAGTCT TTCCCAGGCCACCGAGAAACCTGACACTCCAGACCGTGCACACGAACCTGGTGGTGCTCCATTGGCTGCCGCCGGAGGGCAGCGACTTCAGCGAGTATGTGGTCCGCTACCGCACAGATGCCTCGCCCTGGCAACGGATATCCGGCCTGCACGACAGTGAGGCCAGGATTGAGGACATGCACTACGGAGAGCGGTACCTCATCCAGGTGAACACCGTCAGCTTCGGCGTGGAGAGCCCCCAGCCGCTGGAGCTGAATGTGACGATGCCGCCGCAACCGGTCTCGAATGTGGTGCCGCTGGTGGACTCGCACAATCTCACCCTGGAGTGGCCGCAGCCCGATGGGCATGTGGACTTCTACACGCTCAAGTGGTGGCCCACCGACGAGCCGAACAACTGGGAGGTGAAGAACGTCAGCCACCTGGAGCAAAAGGATT CAACGACATCTCCGAACATTCGAGTGCCCATCGAGGACCTGTCGCCAGGTCGGCAGTATCGCTTCGAAGTCCAGGCCAGTTCGAACAACATCCGCTCCGGGATCACCCATCTCTCCACGCGCACCATGCCCCTGATCCAGTCGGATGTGTTCATCGCCAACGCCGGCCAGGAGCAGGGCCAGGACGAGACCGTCACCCTCAGCTACACGCCCACGCCGGCGGACAGCACACGCTTCGACATATACCGCTTCTCCATGGGCGATCCCAAGATCAAGGACAAGGAGAAGCTGGCCAACGACACGGAGCGCAAGCTGAGCTTCACGGGCCTGACGCCGGGCCAGCTTTACAACGTCACGGTGTGGACGGTGAGCGGCGGAGTGGCCAGCCTGCCGGTCCAACGACTGTACCGCCTGCATCCCCGCCCCATCAGCGACCTGAAGGCCACCCAGGTGGCGGCGCGCGAGATCACCCTGCAGTGGACAGCCCCCGCCGGGGAGTACACCGACTTTGAGCTGCAGTACCTGAGCGCCGACGAGCTGGCGCCCCAGCTGCTGCAGAACGTCACCCGGAAATCGGAGATCATGCTCCAGGGACTGCGTCCCTATCACAACTATACGTTCACGGTGGTGGTGCGGGCGGGGTCAACCTCCACGCCGGACGGCGGCGATGCGGATCCCGCCGGCAGTACCCTGATGCGCAGCAGCGCCCCCATCTCGGCCAGCTGGCAGACTCTGGCGGCGCCGCCCGGCAAGGTGGAGTTCTTCCAGCCGAGCGACGTGCAGCCGGGCGAGGTGACCTTCGAGTGGCTGCTGGAGCCGGGTGAGCAGCACGGACCCATCGACTACTTCCGCATCATCTGCCAGAACGTGGACGATGCCGACGACCAGACCAGCCACGAATTCCCAGCAAACGCCACCAGCGGAAGGATCACCGATCTGGTCCCGGGCAACAGATACCTCTTCCGGATTCAGGCGAAGTCCGCTCTGGGCTTCGGAGCCGAAAAGGAGTTCGTCCAGAGGATGCCCATTCTGGCGCCACCGATACCAGAGCCGAGCATCACGCCCGTGGAAGTGGGACGGACGAGCACCACCATCGAAATCAGCTTCCGGCAGAACTACTTCTCCAATGCCCACGGCATGGTGCGCTTCTACACGATCATCGTGGCGGAGGACGTGGGCAAGAACGCCTCCGGCCTGGAGATGCCCAGCTGGCAGGACGTGCAGTCCTACACCGTGTGGCTGCCGTACCAAGCGGTCGAGCCCTACAATCCCTTCCTATCCGGCAACAGAAGCGAACCGGCGAGGACGATCAGTCCCGAGGCGGAGAGGTTTACGATCGGAGCGGCCAAGTGCAAGAAAACCGAGGGCGGATACTGCAATGGGCCGCTGAGAGCCGGCACCACCTACCGGATCAAGGTGCGGGCCTTCACGGACGAGGATAAGTTCACGGACACGGCGTACAGCGAACCGATTGCCACGGAACGTAGCGACACCCTCATAGTGGCCCTCACCACGGTCGCCGTTCTGCTGGTGGCTGCGGTCCTCGTGGCCGTCTACTGCCAGCATCGCTGCCAGCTGATCCGGCGGGCCTCCAAGCTGGCCCGGATGCAGGACGAGCTGGCCGCCCTGCCCGAGGGCTACGTCACCCCGAATCGTCCCGTCCACGTAAAGGACTTCTCCGAGCACTACCGCATCATGTCCGCCGACTCGGACTTCCGTTTCAGCGAGGAGTTCGAGGAACTGAAGCACGTGGGCCGCGATCAGGCCTGCAGCTTCGCCAACCTGCCCTGCAACCGGCCCAAGAACCGATTCACCAACATCCTGCCCTACGACCACTCCCGCTTCAAGCTCCAGCCGGTGGACGACGACGACGGCTCGGACTATATCAACGCCAACTACATGCCGGGACACAATTCGCCGCGCGAGTTCATCGTCACCCAGGGCCCGTTGCACTCCACGCGCGAGGAGTTCTGGCGGATGTGCTGGGAGAGCAACTCCCGGGCGATCGTCATGCTGACGCGCTGCTTCGAGAAGGGGCGGGAGAAGTGCGACCAGTACTGGCCCGTCGACCGGGTGGCCATGTTCTATGGCGACATCAAGGTGCAGCTGATCATCGACACGCACTTCCACGACTGGAGCATCTCGGAGTTTATGGTCTCAAGA aACTGCGAATCACGAATAATGCGACACTTTCACTTCACGACATGGCCGGACTTTGGGGTTCCAGAGCCGTCGCAATCTCTGGTGAGATTCGTGCGCGCCTTCCGGGACGTCATCGGGACGGACATGCGCCCGATCATCGTCCACTGCAGCGCCGGAGTGGGCAGGTCCGGCACCTTCATCGCCCTGGACCGGATATTGCAGCACATTCATAAGTCCGACTACGTGGACATATTTGGAATTGTGTTTGCCATGCGGAAAG agcGCGTTTTTATGGTGCAAACGGAGCAGCAGTATGTTTGCATCCATCAGTGCCTGCTGGCCGTTCTGGAGGGCAAGGAGCACCTCCTGGCCGATTCCCTGGAGCTCCATGCCAACGATGGCTACGAAG AGCGTCCGCAACAACCACAAATGAAAATGGGAACACTCCCGATACGAGCCTCCTTGGCCAAGGCCGAGGAGCTGGACCAGGACTTGCTGGACCATGTCAGTGCGAAAGGTAGCCAGGAGGAGCTGCCCAAGGAGCAGCTGAAACTGAACAAGAATCAGGAGAACCATGAGGCTGTCGAGGatgatgaggaggaggaggaggatgaggatgaggacgaTGATCTGCAGCCATTGAATAATGAGACGACGGCCACTCTGTCGTCCGGCAGCGGAAGCGGCAGCATCACTAGCCAGGAGCATGTGGAGCAGCTGCAGTCGAGCAAAGAGCACAGTCCCGAGCTGAAGGATAAGAAGGGTGGCGCCCAGTCCCACATAGATATAGAGTCCGATGAGGATGACTTTGATGATGTGAATCATGAGGCCAAGGATGGGGCTGTGGCCgccgaggaggagcaggaggatgGCTGGTGGTATTga
- the LOC6503061 gene encoding tyrosine-protein phosphatase 10D isoform X1 — protein sequence MDCARQQKQQRNKRQLQLQQKQKQKQIQKQTHGRKRRRQRLREWEWPWQQQLQQYALLVVAVLTTIFSPQPSNAADLVINFPNVSSNDNAFYRIDYSPPFGFPEPNTTIPASEIGKHVKFSRALPGTEYNFWLYYTNSTHHDLLSHTVNITTAPDPPANLSVQLRSSKSAFITWRPPGKGRYSGFRIRVLGLTDKPFEKNYSMESNETLQLSAKELTPGGSYQVQAYSVYQGKESVAYTSRNFTTKPNTPGKFIVWFRNETTLLVLWQAPYPAGIYTHYKVSITPDDAIQSVLYVEREGEPPGPAQAAFKGLVPGREYNISVQTVSEDETSSVPTTAQYLTVPERVLNVTFDANRTTSSSFRVRWDPPRTFSEYDGYQVSLVTSRRIYNVPRSETPDSVYFDYPDVLEPGATYEVVVKTIADNVNSWPASGHVTLRPRPVQGLSGYLDDQRNALHISWGRPNKGFQDNFRITYHEVGNSSSAYPPIETNKTECVLEPLLPGRQYSISAVSLSRGMTSNVSQIIRYTRPAAPVIQELRSIDQGLVVSWTSDANSHQDRYEVHYQRNGTKEERTIATNETSLTINYLHPGASYEIKVHAISHGTRSELHSYFQAVFPRPPRNLTLQTVHTNLVVLHWLPPEGSDFSEYVVRYRTDASPWQRISGLHDSEARIEDMHYGERYLIQVNTVSFGVESPQPLELNVTMPPQPVSNVVPLVDSHNLTLEWPQPDGHVDFYTLKWWPTDEPNNWEVKNVSHLEQKDSTTSPNIRVPIEDLSPGRQYRFEVQASSNNIRSGITHLSTRTMPLIQSDVFIANAGQEQGQDETVTLSYTPTPADSTRFDIYRFSMGDPKIKDKEKLANDTERKLSFTGLTPGQLYNVTVWTVSGGVASLPVQRLYRLHPRPISDLKATQVAAREITLQWTAPAGEYTDFELQYLSADELAPQLLQNVTRKSEIMLQGLRPYHNYTFTVVVRAGSTSTPDGGDADPAGSTLMRSSAPISASWQTLAAPPGKVEFFQPSDVQPGEVTFEWLLEPGEQHGPIDYFRIICQNVDDADDQTSHEFPANATSGRITDLVPGNRYLFRIQAKSALGFGAEKEFVQRMPILAPPIPEPSITPVEVGRTSTTIEISFRQNYFSNAHGMVRFYTIIVAEDVGKNASGLEMPSWQDVQSYTVWLPYQAVEPYNPFLSGNRSEPARTISPEAERFTIGAAKCKKTEGGYCNGPLRAGTTYRIKVRAFTDEDKFTDTAYSEPIATERSDTLIVALTTVAVLLVAAVLVAVYCQHRCQLIRRASKLARMQDELAALPEGYVTPNRPVHVKDFSEHYRIMSADSDFRFSEEFEELKHVGRDQACSFANLPCNRPKNRFTNILPYDHSRFKLQPVDDDDGSDYINANYMPGHNSPREFIVTQGPLHSTREEFWRMCWESNSRAIVMLTRCFEKGREKCDQYWPVDRVAMFYGDIKVQLIIDTHFHDWSISEFMVSRNCESRIMRHFHFTTWPDFGVPEPSQSLVRFVRAFRDVIGTDMRPIIVHCSAGVGRSGTFIALDRILQHIHKSDYVDIFGIVFAMRKERVFMVQTEQQYVCIHQCLLAVLEGKEHLLADSLELHANDGYEVTKIYLERPQQPQMKMGTLPIRASLAKAEELDQDLLDHVSAKGSQEELPKEQLKLNKNQENHEAVEDDEEEEEDEDEDDDLQPLNNETTATLSSGSGSGSITSQEHVEQLQSSKEHSPELKDKKGGAQSHIDIESDEDDFDDVNHEAKDGAVAAEEEQEDGWWY from the exons CCCAGTAATGCCGCCGATCTGGTCATCAACTTCCCGAATGTGAGCAGCAATGACAACGCCTTCTACAGGATCGACTACAGTCCTCCCTTTGGCTTCCCGGAGCCGAACACCACCATCCCGGCCAGCGAGATCGGCAAGCATGTGAAGTTCTCTAGGGCCCTGCCCGGCACGGAGTACAACTTCTGGCTCTACTACACCAACTCCACACACCACGACCTGCTCAGCCACACGGTGAACATAACAACAG CTCCCGATCCTCCGGCCAATCTGAGCGTCCAGCTCCGGTCCAGCAAGAGCGCCTTCATCACTTGGCGACCGCCGGGCAAGGGCCGGTACTCTGGCTTCCGGATCAGAGTCCTCGGGCTGACGGACAAGCCCTTCGAGAAGAACTACTCCATGGAGAGCAACGAGACGCTGCAGCTGTCGGCCAAGGAACTGACGCCCGGTGGCAGCTACCAGGTGCAGGCCTACTCCGTCTACCAGGGCAAGGAATCGGTGGCCTACACGAGTCGCAACTTCACCACAA aaCCCAACACGCCTGGAAAGTTCATCGTGTGGTTCCGGAACGAGACGACGCTACTGGTGCTGTGGCAGGCCCCCTATCCGGCTGGGATCTACACCCACTACAAGGTATCGATAACCCCCGACGACGCCATCCAGAGTGTGCTGTACGTGGAGCGGGAGGGCGAGCCCCCGGGTCCGGCGCAGGCGGCCTTCAAGGGTCTAGTGCCCGGGCGGGAGTACAACATCTCCGTTCAGACGGTCTCCGAGGATGAGACCTCTTCGGTGCCCACCACGGCCCAGTATCTGACCGTCCCGGAACGCGTCCTCAACGTCACCTTCGATGCGAATCGCACGACGAGCAGCTCGTTCCGAGTCCGGTGGGATCCGCCGCGCACCTTCAGCGAGTACGACGGCTATCAGGTGTCCCTCGTCACCTCGCGACGGATCTACAATGTGCCGCGCTCGGAGACCCCCGACTCGGTGTACTTCGACTATCCGGacgtcctggaaccgggcgcCACCTACGAGGTGGTGGTGAAGACGATAGCTGACAATGTCAACTCCTGGCCAGCCTCCGGACACGTAACCCTTAGGCCTCGTCCTGTCCAGGGCCTGAGCGGCTACCTGGACGATCAGAGGAATGCGCTGCACATCTCCTGGGGGAGGCCCAACAAGGGATTTCAGGACAACTTCCGCATCAC CTACCATGAGGTTGGCAACTCCTCCTCGGCGTATCCCCCCATAGAGACCAACAAAACGGAGTGCGTTCTGGAGCCCCTGCTCCCCGGTCGCCAATACTCCATCTCTGCGGTATCTCTCTCCCGCGGCATGACCTCCAATGTCAGCCAGATCATCCGCTACACCCGCCCGGCGGCTCCCGTCATCCAGGAACTGCGCAGCATCGATCAGGGCCTGGTGGTCAGTTGGACCAGCGATGCGAACTCCCATCAGGACCGGTACGAGGTGCACTACCAGCGGAATGGAACGAAGGAGGAGCGAACCATCGCCACCAATGAGACGAGTCTGACCATCAACTACCTGCATCCGGGCGCCAGTTACGAGATCAAGGTTCATGCGATAAGTCATGGAACCCGGAGCGAGCTGCACTCCTACTTCCAGGCAGTCT TTCCCAGGCCACCGAGAAACCTGACACTCCAGACCGTGCACACGAACCTGGTGGTGCTCCATTGGCTGCCGCCGGAGGGCAGCGACTTCAGCGAGTATGTGGTCCGCTACCGCACAGATGCCTCGCCCTGGCAACGGATATCCGGCCTGCACGACAGTGAGGCCAGGATTGAGGACATGCACTACGGAGAGCGGTACCTCATCCAGGTGAACACCGTCAGCTTCGGCGTGGAGAGCCCCCAGCCGCTGGAGCTGAATGTGACGATGCCGCCGCAACCGGTCTCGAATGTGGTGCCGCTGGTGGACTCGCACAATCTCACCCTGGAGTGGCCGCAGCCCGATGGGCATGTGGACTTCTACACGCTCAAGTGGTGGCCCACCGACGAGCCGAACAACTGGGAGGTGAAGAACGTCAGCCACCTGGAGCAAAAGGATT CAACGACATCTCCGAACATTCGAGTGCCCATCGAGGACCTGTCGCCAGGTCGGCAGTATCGCTTCGAAGTCCAGGCCAGTTCGAACAACATCCGCTCCGGGATCACCCATCTCTCCACGCGCACCATGCCCCTGATCCAGTCGGATGTGTTCATCGCCAACGCCGGCCAGGAGCAGGGCCAGGACGAGACCGTCACCCTCAGCTACACGCCCACGCCGGCGGACAGCACACGCTTCGACATATACCGCTTCTCCATGGGCGATCCCAAGATCAAGGACAAGGAGAAGCTGGCCAACGACACGGAGCGCAAGCTGAGCTTCACGGGCCTGACGCCGGGCCAGCTTTACAACGTCACGGTGTGGACGGTGAGCGGCGGAGTGGCCAGCCTGCCGGTCCAACGACTGTACCGCCTGCATCCCCGCCCCATCAGCGACCTGAAGGCCACCCAGGTGGCGGCGCGCGAGATCACCCTGCAGTGGACAGCCCCCGCCGGGGAGTACACCGACTTTGAGCTGCAGTACCTGAGCGCCGACGAGCTGGCGCCCCAGCTGCTGCAGAACGTCACCCGGAAATCGGAGATCATGCTCCAGGGACTGCGTCCCTATCACAACTATACGTTCACGGTGGTGGTGCGGGCGGGGTCAACCTCCACGCCGGACGGCGGCGATGCGGATCCCGCCGGCAGTACCCTGATGCGCAGCAGCGCCCCCATCTCGGCCAGCTGGCAGACTCTGGCGGCGCCGCCCGGCAAGGTGGAGTTCTTCCAGCCGAGCGACGTGCAGCCGGGCGAGGTGACCTTCGAGTGGCTGCTGGAGCCGGGTGAGCAGCACGGACCCATCGACTACTTCCGCATCATCTGCCAGAACGTGGACGATGCCGACGACCAGACCAGCCACGAATTCCCAGCAAACGCCACCAGCGGAAGGATCACCGATCTGGTCCCGGGCAACAGATACCTCTTCCGGATTCAGGCGAAGTCCGCTCTGGGCTTCGGAGCCGAAAAGGAGTTCGTCCAGAGGATGCCCATTCTGGCGCCACCGATACCAGAGCCGAGCATCACGCCCGTGGAAGTGGGACGGACGAGCACCACCATCGAAATCAGCTTCCGGCAGAACTACTTCTCCAATGCCCACGGCATGGTGCGCTTCTACACGATCATCGTGGCGGAGGACGTGGGCAAGAACGCCTCCGGCCTGGAGATGCCCAGCTGGCAGGACGTGCAGTCCTACACCGTGTGGCTGCCGTACCAAGCGGTCGAGCCCTACAATCCCTTCCTATCCGGCAACAGAAGCGAACCGGCGAGGACGATCAGTCCCGAGGCGGAGAGGTTTACGATCGGAGCGGCCAAGTGCAAGAAAACCGAGGGCGGATACTGCAATGGGCCGCTGAGAGCCGGCACCACCTACCGGATCAAGGTGCGGGCCTTCACGGACGAGGATAAGTTCACGGACACGGCGTACAGCGAACCGATTGCCACGGAACGTAGCGACACCCTCATAGTGGCCCTCACCACGGTCGCCGTTCTGCTGGTGGCTGCGGTCCTCGTGGCCGTCTACTGCCAGCATCGCTGCCAGCTGATCCGGCGGGCCTCCAAGCTGGCCCGGATGCAGGACGAGCTGGCCGCCCTGCCCGAGGGCTACGTCACCCCGAATCGTCCCGTCCACGTAAAGGACTTCTCCGAGCACTACCGCATCATGTCCGCCGACTCGGACTTCCGTTTCAGCGAGGAGTTCGAGGAACTGAAGCACGTGGGCCGCGATCAGGCCTGCAGCTTCGCCAACCTGCCCTGCAACCGGCCCAAGAACCGATTCACCAACATCCTGCCCTACGACCACTCCCGCTTCAAGCTCCAGCCGGTGGACGACGACGACGGCTCGGACTATATCAACGCCAACTACATGCCGGGACACAATTCGCCGCGCGAGTTCATCGTCACCCAGGGCCCGTTGCACTCCACGCGCGAGGAGTTCTGGCGGATGTGCTGGGAGAGCAACTCCCGGGCGATCGTCATGCTGACGCGCTGCTTCGAGAAGGGGCGGGAGAAGTGCGACCAGTACTGGCCCGTCGACCGGGTGGCCATGTTCTATGGCGACATCAAGGTGCAGCTGATCATCGACACGCACTTCCACGACTGGAGCATCTCGGAGTTTATGGTCTCAAGA aACTGCGAATCACGAATAATGCGACACTTTCACTTCACGACATGGCCGGACTTTGGGGTTCCAGAGCCGTCGCAATCTCTGGTGAGATTCGTGCGCGCCTTCCGGGACGTCATCGGGACGGACATGCGCCCGATCATCGTCCACTGCAGCGCCGGAGTGGGCAGGTCCGGCACCTTCATCGCCCTGGACCGGATATTGCAGCACATTCATAAGTCCGACTACGTGGACATATTTGGAATTGTGTTTGCCATGCGGAAAG agcGCGTTTTTATGGTGCAAACGGAGCAGCAGTATGTTTGCATCCATCAGTGCCTGCTGGCCGTTCTGGAGGGCAAGGAGCACCTCCTGGCCGATTCCCTGGAGCTCCATGCCAACGATGGCTACGAAG tgACTAAAATTTACTTAGAGCGTCCGCAACAACCACAAATGAAAATGGGAACACTCCCGATACGAGCCTCCTTGGCCAAGGCCGAGGAGCTGGACCAGGACTTGCTGGACCATGTCAGTGCGAAAGGTAGCCAGGAGGAGCTGCCCAAGGAGCAGCTGAAACTGAACAAGAATCAGGAGAACCATGAGGCTGTCGAGGatgatgaggaggaggaggaggatgaggatgaggacgaTGATCTGCAGCCATTGAATAATGAGACGACGGCCACTCTGTCGTCCGGCAGCGGAAGCGGCAGCATCACTAGCCAGGAGCATGTGGAGCAGCTGCAGTCGAGCAAAGAGCACAGTCCCGAGCTGAAGGATAAGAAGGGTGGCGCCCAGTCCCACATAGATATAGAGTCCGATGAGGATGACTTTGATGATGTGAATCATGAGGCCAAGGATGGGGCTGTGGCCgccgaggaggagcaggaggatgGCTGGTGGTATTga